The following are encoded together in the Geobacter sulfurreducens PCA genome:
- a CDS encoding sensor domain-containing diguanylate cyclase: MELSPERTREMLEAEVVALKDLIEVAGAVVSTLDLDTVLRHILTSAMRFAETPAGSIALYDGYRNDLTLHAHEGLTPEFVKTERWSVQPGGLTEQVLTRGEILFVNDTADTSFFHNPTALNEGIRSLICVPLMMQNRIVGILYLDDFVPRDFDKERMKLLSVLASFAAMAIDNAQLHARTRLMAITDSLTGLYNHRYFQQIFSRELNRAKRYEKPLAIIMLDVDDFKRFNDTYGHPHGDKVLAAMGDFLGEALRSSDFAFRYGGEEFIVLLPETEFDSALQVAERLRELVERRSLDVLKGLAPQGVTVSVGVASFPRDGESRGDMLKRVDDLLYRAKEFGKNRVYSRREDEP; the protein is encoded by the coding sequence ATGGAACTCAGCCCCGAGCGCACGCGGGAAATGCTCGAAGCCGAGGTGGTCGCGCTGAAGGACCTGATCGAGGTGGCCGGTGCCGTGGTCTCCACCCTTGACCTCGATACGGTGCTCAGGCACATCCTGACGAGCGCCATGCGCTTCGCCGAAACACCGGCCGGCAGCATCGCCCTCTACGACGGGTACCGCAACGATCTTACCCTCCATGCCCACGAAGGCTTGACCCCGGAGTTCGTCAAAACCGAGCGCTGGAGCGTTCAGCCCGGCGGACTCACGGAGCAGGTGCTGACCCGTGGCGAGATTCTCTTTGTCAACGACACGGCCGACACGAGCTTCTTCCACAATCCCACCGCCCTCAACGAGGGGATCCGTTCCCTCATCTGCGTTCCTCTCATGATGCAGAACCGCATTGTCGGCATCCTCTACCTGGACGATTTCGTCCCCCGGGACTTCGACAAGGAACGGATGAAACTCCTGTCAGTACTCGCATCCTTCGCGGCGATGGCCATCGACAACGCCCAGCTCCACGCGCGGACGCGACTGATGGCCATCACCGATTCCCTTACGGGATTGTATAACCATAGATATTTCCAGCAGATTTTTAGTCGTGAGCTGAACCGGGCCAAGCGCTATGAAAAGCCTCTTGCTATCATCATGCTCGATGTGGACGACTTTAAGAGGTTCAACGACACCTACGGCCATCCCCACGGAGATAAGGTGCTGGCAGCCATGGGCGACTTCCTCGGCGAGGCCCTGCGGAGCTCGGATTTCGCCTTCCGGTACGGAGGGGAGGAGTTCATTGTCCTGCTGCCCGAAACGGAATTCGACAGTGCCCTCCAGGTTGCGGAGCGGCTGCGCGAACTGGTGGAGCGACGAAGCCTCGACGTGCTCAAGGGGCTAGCTCCACAGGGCGTTACGGTCAGCGTCGGCGTTGCCTCGTTTCCCCGCGACGGGGAAAGCCGTGGGGATATGCTCAAGCGGGTCGACGATCTCCTCTACCGGGCAAAGGAGTTCGGCAAGAACCGCGTGTACAGCAGAAGAGAGGATGAGCCATGA
- a CDS encoding right-handed parallel beta-helix repeat-containing protein, translated as MTMNQARRFIRIMACCLAVTGFGLLTGCATLTELMGTWHVQPSPVETPPTAPADTSAAAPPAVATERPVDQGNVSPPPEQVLPVPAAGSGIDTPRRTLPGLDRLAPAAPAVATVLRNLLITEDTTWRGEVLIEGWVRIAPQTTLTLESGTVVRFRRTAPGITAAPGLLVQGRLVVRGSTDAPVRFTPANGTPLAGEWYGIVLLASEKKNIIEHCRVEGAVMGLDASHSALTMNGASFSSCGTGVRLAESVVTFAGGEVSGCEVGMELDGSEIDLRDVRFNGNVDGLTVRRSSLYLAGARVSDCKGRGIDAFDTRLKLEGAVVERCESGIVLTECDGSVAHSLIAGNRRVGLILSRSGVKISGSEIARNDVGLRVEDGRGIAWGNSFSGNGTYDIYNAGSEDFRAMANWWGTGQSAQNLDSRLYDGNDDPVRGMVLVAPVLDSAPLPAVPNSVAK; from the coding sequence ATGACAATGAATCAGGCACGGCGCTTCATCCGGATAATGGCCTGTTGTCTGGCCGTCACGGGCTTCGGGCTCTTGACCGGCTGCGCCACTTTGACCGAGCTCATGGGAACGTGGCATGTTCAGCCGTCGCCCGTTGAGACGCCGCCAACCGCACCTGCCGACACGTCCGCCGCCGCGCCTCCGGCGGTCGCGACGGAACGTCCCGTGGACCAGGGTAACGTCTCGCCTCCTCCCGAGCAGGTTCTGCCCGTGCCGGCCGCTGGTTCCGGCATCGACACCCCCCGGCGAACCCTGCCGGGACTCGATCGCCTTGCACCGGCTGCGCCGGCCGTGGCGACGGTCCTGCGCAACCTTTTGATCACCGAAGACACTACCTGGCGTGGCGAAGTCCTGATTGAAGGTTGGGTCCGGATCGCCCCCCAGACTACCCTGACCCTGGAGTCCGGCACCGTGGTCCGGTTCAGGCGCACCGCCCCGGGGATTACAGCTGCGCCTGGGCTCCTGGTGCAGGGGCGCCTCGTGGTACGGGGCAGCACCGATGCCCCGGTCCGCTTCACCCCGGCAAACGGCACTCCCCTGGCGGGCGAGTGGTATGGGATCGTCCTGCTGGCCAGTGAAAAGAAAAACATCATTGAGCACTGCAGGGTCGAGGGTGCCGTAATGGGGCTCGACGCCTCCCACTCGGCCCTGACCATGAACGGTGCGAGTTTCAGCTCGTGCGGCACCGGTGTACGGCTGGCCGAGTCGGTGGTTACCTTTGCCGGCGGCGAGGTGAGCGGCTGTGAGGTGGGAATGGAACTGGACGGTAGCGAGATCGACCTGCGCGACGTCAGGTTCAACGGTAATGTCGACGGGCTCACGGTACGGCGGAGTTCCCTTTATCTGGCCGGTGCGCGCGTCTCCGACTGCAAAGGAAGAGGGATCGATGCCTTCGATACCCGCCTGAAGTTGGAGGGTGCTGTTGTGGAACGGTGCGAATCCGGCATCGTCCTCACGGAGTGCGACGGGAGCGTGGCGCACAGCCTCATTGCGGGCAACCGTCGGGTGGGGCTCATTCTTTCCCGGTCCGGCGTGAAGATCAGCGGCAGCGAGATTGCGCGAAACGATGTGGGACTGCGGGTTGAGGACGGCAGGGGTATCGCCTGGGGCAACAGTTTCAGCGGCAACGGCACGTACGATATATATAATGCCGGCTCCGAGGATTTTCGGGCCATGGCCAACTGGTGGGGGACGGGACAATCCGCTCAAAACCTTGACAGTCGCTTGTACGACGGCAATGACGACCCTGTCCGGGGGATGGTTCTGGTGGCGCCGGTACTCGACTCGGCCCCTCTGCCCGCTGTCCCGAATTCCGTTGCCAAATGA
- a CDS encoding vitamin B12-dependent ribonucleotide reductase, producing the protein MAETMTKATDIPGLSKNAVTVLEKRYLKRDTGGNVLETPVDMFQRVARSIAEADKNFDKKADVKALAAQFYELMTSFEFLPNSPTLMNAGRELGQLSACFVLPVGDSMEDIFDAVKYTALIHKSGGGTGFSFSRLRPAHDVVRSTSGISSGPISFMRVFDAATETIKQGGTRRGANMGILRVDHPDIMDFIMCKDDQKHLNNFNISVGLTEAFMEAVERDADYDLINPRDGKPCGTLNARKVFSRIVKQAWKNGEPGIIFLDRLNKDNPTPHVGVIESTNPCGEQPLLPYESCNLGSINLGKMVKNGDVNWDRLRDVVRLAVHFLDNVIEVNNYPLPQISEMTRANRKIGLGVMGWADMLILLGIPYNSPQAISLGEKVMRFINDEGHVYSRELAAVRGSFPNFAGSIYDRASEGPIRNATVTTIAPTGTISIIANASSGVEPLFAVSFIRQVLDKNILVEVNPIFEEVARQRGFYSEELMQKIARHGTIHDLPEIPEDIRKIFVTAHDITPEDHIEMQAAFQKYTDNAVSKTVNFPNSAAIEDVEKVYRLAYKSGCKGVTIYRDGSRDEQVLSTGVKEDKEKVVQTEEKRAVKRDRPKALKGWTYQMQTGCGPLYVTINEDKAGLFELFTTMGKAGGCASSQCEAIGRMVSLAWRSGVQARQVIKQLLGISCHLPAGFGDNKVLSCADAVAKAIQAHMQAAGYDVSLEAQAPERGACPECGGIVEHEGGCAVCRVCGYSECA; encoded by the coding sequence ATGGCAGAAACGATGACGAAGGCCACCGATATCCCCGGACTCTCGAAAAATGCAGTGACGGTCCTCGAGAAGCGCTACCTCAAGCGCGATACCGGGGGCAACGTGCTTGAAACTCCGGTGGACATGTTTCAACGGGTGGCCCGATCAATCGCCGAAGCCGACAAGAACTTCGACAAGAAGGCGGATGTCAAGGCTCTGGCCGCACAATTCTACGAGCTGATGACCTCCTTCGAGTTCCTCCCCAACTCGCCGACCCTCATGAATGCCGGCCGCGAGCTGGGCCAGCTCTCCGCCTGCTTCGTGCTGCCGGTGGGCGATTCCATGGAAGACATCTTCGACGCGGTCAAGTACACGGCCCTGATCCACAAGTCGGGCGGCGGCACCGGATTTTCCTTTTCCCGCCTCCGTCCCGCCCACGATGTGGTCCGCTCCACGTCGGGAATCTCCAGTGGGCCTATTTCGTTCATGCGGGTCTTCGATGCCGCCACCGAAACCATCAAGCAAGGAGGAACGAGGCGCGGCGCCAACATGGGAATCCTGCGGGTGGATCACCCGGACATCATGGATTTCATCATGTGCAAGGACGATCAAAAGCACCTGAACAACTTCAATATCTCCGTGGGGCTCACCGAAGCCTTCATGGAAGCAGTGGAGCGGGATGCCGACTATGACCTCATCAACCCCCGGGACGGCAAACCCTGCGGCACCCTGAACGCCCGCAAGGTGTTCAGCCGGATCGTGAAGCAGGCATGGAAGAACGGCGAGCCGGGCATCATCTTCCTGGATCGCCTCAACAAGGACAACCCGACCCCCCACGTGGGCGTCATCGAGTCCACCAACCCCTGCGGCGAACAGCCCCTGCTCCCCTATGAATCATGCAACCTGGGCTCCATCAACCTGGGCAAGATGGTGAAGAACGGCGACGTTAACTGGGACCGTCTGCGGGACGTGGTGCGGCTGGCGGTACACTTCCTGGATAACGTGATCGAGGTGAACAACTACCCTCTCCCACAGATCAGCGAGATGACCCGCGCTAACCGCAAGATAGGCCTCGGCGTCATGGGCTGGGCCGACATGCTCATCCTGCTGGGCATTCCCTACAATTCACCGCAGGCCATCAGCCTGGGCGAAAAGGTGATGCGCTTCATCAACGACGAAGGGCATGTCTATTCCCGTGAACTGGCAGCCGTGCGGGGATCGTTCCCGAACTTCGCCGGCTCCATCTACGACCGGGCCAGCGAAGGCCCTATCCGCAACGCCACTGTGACCACCATTGCGCCCACGGGCACCATATCCATCATCGCCAATGCCTCCAGCGGCGTGGAACCGCTTTTTGCCGTCTCTTTCATCCGCCAAGTGCTCGACAAGAACATTCTGGTGGAAGTAAACCCGATTTTCGAGGAAGTTGCCCGCCAGCGGGGGTTTTACTCCGAGGAACTGATGCAGAAGATCGCACGGCACGGCACCATCCACGATCTGCCCGAGATCCCGGAGGATATCCGGAAGATATTTGTCACCGCCCACGACATCACACCGGAAGACCACATCGAGATGCAGGCGGCTTTCCAGAAGTACACCGACAACGCCGTGTCCAAGACGGTTAACTTCCCCAATAGCGCGGCCATCGAGGATGTGGAGAAAGTCTACCGGCTGGCCTACAAATCGGGCTGCAAGGGTGTAACCATCTACCGCGACGGCTCCCGCGACGAACAGGTCCTCTCCACCGGTGTCAAAGAGGACAAGGAGAAGGTGGTTCAAACCGAGGAGAAGCGGGCCGTGAAGCGCGATCGTCCCAAGGCGCTCAAGGGGTGGACCTACCAGATGCAGACGGGGTGCGGCCCCCTGTATGTGACCATCAACGAGGACAAGGCCGGCCTCTTCGAGTTGTTCACAACCATGGGCAAGGCTGGCGGATGCGCCTCTTCCCAGTGCGAGGCCATCGGCCGGATGGTTTCACTGGCTTGGCGCAGCGGCGTTCAGGCCCGCCAGGTGATCAAGCAGCTCCTCGGCATCTCCTGCCACCTCCCCGCCGGTTTTGGCGACAACAAGGTGCTGTCCTGCGCCGATGCTGTTGCCAAGGCGATCCAGGCCCACATGCAGGCAGCCGGTTACGATGTCAGCCTGGAAGCCCAGGCCCCCGAACGCGGCGCCTGCCCCGAGTGCGGCGGCATTGTTGAGCATGAGGGCGGCTGCGCGGTCTGCCGGGTCTGTGGCTATTCGGAGTGCGCGTAG
- a CDS encoding aminotransferase class V-fold PLP-dependent enzyme has translation MSVYLDNAATSFPKPDAVYEAVDYALRRVGVGPGRGGYRRSIEATRIVFETREAVATLLGVADSSRVVFTHSATEALNLAVSGLLSPGDHVVTTTVEHNSLVRPLHAASGRGVEVTSVAADRRGFVTPDAVAAAMRPNTRLVALSHCSNVTGALQPVEEIGAEVKKRGALLLVDAAQSAGMIPLDAPAIGIDLLAAPGHKGLFGPQGTGILYVADGVELTPLMVGGTGVHSSDEEQPAAMPERYESGTLNTPGIAGLGAGVAFIERTGISAIRERETSLVRQILEGLAGMRRVTVHGPAADEPRGSVVSFSATDTDPQTIGFRLDHDHDISVRVGLHCAPSAHRTIGTYPTGTVRVSPGFFTTDNEVELFLRALREIVGG, from the coding sequence ATGTCAGTATATCTGGATAATGCCGCCACTTCCTTTCCCAAGCCCGATGCTGTCTACGAAGCCGTTGACTACGCCCTGCGCCGCGTGGGGGTCGGTCCCGGCAGGGGAGGGTACCGGCGGAGCATCGAGGCGACACGGATAGTGTTCGAGACGCGTGAGGCGGTGGCAACCCTGCTGGGGGTGGCCGATTCCTCCCGCGTGGTGTTTACCCACAGTGCCACCGAAGCGCTCAATCTGGCGGTTTCGGGACTCCTCTCCCCCGGCGACCACGTGGTTACCACCACCGTGGAGCACAACTCTCTGGTCAGGCCGCTCCATGCAGCGTCGGGGCGGGGTGTGGAAGTGACCAGTGTTGCTGCCGACCGTCGGGGATTCGTTACCCCGGACGCCGTTGCGGCAGCTATGAGGCCAAACACGCGTCTCGTGGCCCTTTCCCACTGTTCCAACGTTACCGGTGCGCTGCAGCCCGTTGAAGAGATCGGCGCTGAAGTGAAAAAGCGGGGCGCCCTGCTGTTGGTGGATGCGGCCCAGTCTGCCGGCATGATTCCCCTGGATGCACCGGCAATCGGCATAGATCTGCTGGCGGCACCCGGACATAAGGGACTCTTCGGGCCCCAGGGAACCGGCATCCTCTACGTGGCCGATGGGGTCGAGCTCACGCCGCTCATGGTGGGGGGGACCGGCGTCCACTCTTCCGACGAGGAACAGCCGGCCGCCATGCCCGAGCGGTACGAGAGCGGCACCCTCAACACTCCCGGCATCGCCGGCCTCGGGGCGGGGGTGGCATTCATCGAGCGGACGGGGATTTCTGCCATCAGGGAGCGGGAAACCTCTCTGGTCCGGCAGATACTGGAAGGGCTTGCCGGCATGCGACGGGTAACCGTTCACGGCCCGGCCGCTGACGAACCCCGCGGGAGCGTCGTCAGCTTTTCCGCCACGGACACGGATCCGCAGACAATCGGTTTCCGCCTTGACCACGACCACGACATCAGCGTCAGAGTGGGCCTCCACTGTGCACCCTCGGCCCACAGGACCATCGGAACCTATCCCACGGGGACGGTGAGGGTGAGCCCCGGTTTTTTTACCACCGACAACGAGGTGGAGCTCTTTCTGCGTGCTCTTCGCGAGATTGTCGGTGGATGA